Proteins encoded by one window of Modestobacter marinus:
- a CDS encoding biotin--[acetyl-CoA-carboxylase] ligase, translated as MPDNSRTAAPPADRPALDAAALTAALTSGGGLWRAVEVVEAIGSTNAELVARAADGAAEGLVLVAEHQVAGRGRLDRTWTSPPRAGLTVSVLLRPDVPAARRAWLSLLTGVALAEAVGEVAGVRASLKWPNDLLAADGRKLAGILAESSGNAVVVGVGLNVSTRPDELPDTGTSLELVRGEPVDRPAVLLTFLRALEQRYARWVEVLGDPVSSGLAQDYLAWCSTVGSAVTVTMPDGSVLDGVAEAVDWDGRLVVRTDAGLLELASGDVRHVRPSR; from the coding sequence GTGCCCGACAACTCCCGCACCGCAGCTCCGCCCGCCGACCGGCCGGCCCTCGACGCCGCCGCGCTGACCGCCGCCCTCACCTCCGGCGGCGGCCTGTGGCGGGCGGTCGAGGTCGTCGAGGCGATCGGGTCGACGAACGCCGAGCTGGTCGCCCGGGCGGCCGACGGCGCCGCCGAGGGGCTGGTGCTGGTGGCCGAGCACCAGGTGGCCGGGCGGGGCCGGTTGGACCGCACCTGGACGTCGCCGCCGCGGGCGGGGCTGACGGTCTCGGTGCTGCTGCGCCCCGACGTCCCCGCGGCCCGGCGGGCCTGGCTGTCGCTGCTGACCGGGGTGGCGCTGGCCGAGGCGGTCGGGGAGGTCGCGGGCGTCCGCGCCTCGTTGAAGTGGCCGAACGACCTGCTCGCCGCCGACGGCCGGAAACTGGCGGGCATCCTGGCCGAGAGCTCGGGCAACGCCGTGGTGGTGGGCGTCGGGCTCAACGTCTCCACCCGCCCCGACGAGCTGCCCGACACCGGCACCTCGCTGGAGCTGGTGCGTGGCGAGCCGGTCGACCGGCCGGCGGTGCTGCTGACCTTCCTCCGCGCGCTGGAGCAGCGCTACGCCCGCTGGGTGGAGGTGCTCGGCGACCCGGTCTCCTCCGGGCTCGCCCAGGACTACCTCGCCTGGTGCAGCACGGTCGGCTCCGCCGTCACCGTGACGATGCCCGACGGCTCGGTGCTCGACGGGGTCGCCGAGGCGGTCGACTGGGACGGCCGGCTCGTCGTCCGCACCGACGCCGGGCTCCTGGAGCTCGCCTCCGGCGACGTGCGACACGTGCGGCCGAGCCGGTGA
- a CDS encoding PH domain-containing protein: MAYPDKVLGADEEVERHLHPHWLTVFWPIVAFLVLVGLASFGAAIVPAGDQQGLYRLVVVGVAVVLAVFLVVAPLLRWRTTHYVLTTHRLLYRVGILSRHGRDIGLSRITDVSFRQTLWERLVNSGTVSIETAGEGGPTVFRAVPDSEGVQQLLNQLVEEDADRRARAGVGHLGDHFGRGAAG; the protein is encoded by the coding sequence GTGGCCTACCCCGACAAGGTGCTCGGTGCCGATGAAGAGGTCGAGCGCCACCTGCACCCGCACTGGCTGACCGTCTTCTGGCCGATCGTGGCGTTCCTGGTCCTCGTCGGCCTGGCCTCGTTCGGTGCCGCGATCGTGCCCGCGGGGGACCAGCAGGGGCTGTACCGGCTGGTCGTCGTGGGGGTCGCCGTCGTCCTCGCGGTGTTCCTGGTCGTCGCGCCCCTGCTGCGCTGGCGCACCACGCACTACGTGCTGACCACCCACCGGTTGCTGTACCGGGTCGGCATCCTGTCCCGACACGGCCGGGACATCGGCCTGTCCCGGATCACCGACGTCTCCTTCCGGCAGACCCTGTGGGAGCGGCTGGTCAACTCCGGCACCGTCTCGATCGAGACGGCGGGGGAGGGCGGCCCGACCGTGTTCCGGGCCGTCCCGGACAGCGAGGGGGTGCAGCAGCTGCTCAACCAGCTCGTCGAGGAGGACGCCGACCGGCGGGCGCGGGCCGGTGTTGGTCACCTGGGGGACCACTTCGGCCGCGGGGCGGCAGGGTGA
- a CDS encoding Maf family protein: MTRRLVLASQSPARLQLMRQAGLNPEVVVSGVDETAVTAPRVGELVALLAAAKAAAVAKDQTDALVIGADSVLEFRGQALGKPSDTADARGRWQRMGGRSGVLHTGQAVFDVRDGGVAQRDVGVSSTVVHFATPTPEELEAYLATGEPLGVAGAFTLDGLGAPFVRRIEGDPSAVLGLSMPLLRTQLAKLGLAITDLWRR, translated from the coding sequence ATGACCCGGCGGCTCGTGCTCGCCTCGCAGTCCCCCGCCCGCCTGCAGCTGATGCGCCAGGCGGGGCTGAACCCGGAGGTGGTGGTCAGCGGCGTCGACGAGACGGCGGTGACCGCACCCCGGGTCGGCGAGCTGGTCGCCCTGCTCGCCGCCGCCAAGGCCGCCGCGGTCGCCAAGGACCAGACCGACGCGCTGGTGATCGGCGCCGACTCGGTACTGGAGTTCCGCGGCCAGGCGCTCGGCAAGCCGTCCGACACCGCCGACGCGCGGGGCCGCTGGCAGCGGATGGGCGGGCGCAGCGGCGTCCTGCACACCGGTCAGGCGGTCTTCGACGTACGGGACGGCGGCGTGGCCCAGCGGGACGTCGGCGTCTCCTCCACCGTCGTCCACTTCGCCACGCCGACGCCGGAGGAGCTGGAGGCCTACCTGGCCACCGGTGAACCGCTCGGCGTGGCCGGCGCCTTCACCCTCGACGGGCTGGGTGCGCCGTTCGTCCGCCGGATCGAGGGCGACCCGTCCGCGGTGCTCGGCCTCTCGATGCCGCTGCTGCGCACCCAGCTCGCCAAGCTCGGCCTGGCGATCACCGATCTCTGGCGACGCTGA
- a CDS encoding acetyl/propionyl/methylcrotonyl-CoA carboxylase subunit alpha yields MQKVLIANRGEIAVRVARACRDAGLTSVAVYADPDRDALHVRTADEAFALGGTTPGDSYLVIDKVIDAARRSGADAVHPGYGFLSENADFARAVIDAGLTWIGPSPQAIIDLGDKVAARHIATRAGAPLVPGTKDPVADADEVVAFAREHGLPVAIKAAFGGGGRGLKVARTLEEIPELFDSAVREAVSAFGRGECFVERFLDKPRHVEAQVLADTHGNVIVVGTRDCSLQRRNQKLVEEAPAPFLTDEQRGRIHSSAKAICAEAGYVGAGTVEYLVGTDGSISFLEVNTRLQVEHPVSEETSGIDLVRQQFRIAEGLPLEITEDPTPRGHSLEFRINAEDAGRNFMPAPGPVTKLEIPQGPGVRWDSGVETGGEVAGAFDSMLAKLIVTGATRDEALQRARRALAELVVEGMPTVVPFHRAVVADPAFTSAPFTVHTRWIETEWDNQVQPHGPAAETDEAEPRQTVVVEVGGRRLEVSLPAGLAAGGPAPAGGAAKPRKRSGGGGSAASGDSLTAPMQGTIVKVAVSDGATVAAGDLVVVLEAMKMEQPIVAHKAGTVSGLAAEVGASVTSGAVLCTIADTD; encoded by the coding sequence GTGCAGAAGGTCCTGATCGCCAACCGCGGTGAGATCGCGGTGCGGGTGGCGCGCGCCTGCCGGGACGCCGGGCTGACCAGCGTCGCGGTGTACGCCGACCCCGACCGGGACGCCCTGCACGTGCGCACTGCCGACGAGGCCTTCGCCCTCGGCGGGACGACGCCTGGTGACTCCTACCTGGTGATCGACAAGGTCATCGACGCCGCCCGCCGGTCCGGCGCCGACGCCGTGCACCCCGGCTACGGCTTCCTGTCCGAGAACGCCGACTTCGCCCGGGCGGTCATCGACGCCGGGCTGACCTGGATCGGCCCCTCCCCGCAGGCGATCATCGACCTCGGCGACAAGGTCGCCGCCCGGCACATCGCCACCCGCGCGGGCGCTCCCCTGGTGCCCGGCACCAAGGACCCGGTCGCGGACGCCGACGAGGTGGTCGCCTTCGCCCGCGAGCACGGCCTGCCGGTGGCGATCAAGGCCGCCTTCGGTGGCGGCGGGCGCGGCCTGAAGGTCGCCCGCACCCTCGAGGAGATCCCCGAGCTGTTCGACTCCGCCGTGCGCGAGGCCGTCTCCGCGTTCGGCCGCGGCGAGTGCTTCGTGGAGCGGTTCCTGGACAAGCCCCGGCACGTCGAGGCCCAGGTGCTCGCCGACACGCACGGCAACGTGATCGTCGTCGGCACCCGGGACTGCTCGCTGCAGCGGCGCAACCAGAAGCTGGTGGAGGAGGCCCCCGCGCCGTTCCTCACCGACGAGCAGCGGGGGCGGATCCACTCCTCGGCCAAGGCCATCTGCGCCGAGGCCGGCTACGTCGGGGCGGGGACCGTCGAGTACCTGGTCGGCACCGACGGCTCGATCTCCTTCCTGGAGGTCAACACCCGGCTGCAGGTCGAGCACCCGGTCAGCGAGGAGACCTCCGGGATCGACCTGGTCCGCCAGCAGTTCCGGATCGCCGAGGGACTGCCCCTGGAGATCACTGAGGACCCCACGCCACGGGGGCACAGCCTCGAGTTTCGGATCAACGCCGAGGACGCCGGCCGCAACTTCATGCCCGCCCCGGGACCGGTGACGAAGCTGGAGATCCCGCAGGGCCCGGGCGTGCGTTGGGACTCCGGGGTCGAGACCGGCGGCGAGGTGGCCGGCGCGTTCGACTCGATGCTGGCCAAGCTGATCGTCACCGGCGCGACCCGCGACGAGGCCCTCCAGCGGGCCCGCCGCGCGCTGGCGGAGCTGGTCGTGGAGGGCATGCCGACCGTCGTGCCGTTCCACCGTGCGGTGGTCGCCGACCCGGCCTTCACCAGCGCACCCTTCACGGTGCACACCCGCTGGATCGAGACCGAGTGGGACAACCAGGTGCAGCCCCACGGCCCCGCCGCGGAGACCGACGAGGCCGAGCCGCGGCAGACCGTCGTGGTGGAGGTCGGTGGCCGCCGGCTGGAGGTGTCGCTGCCCGCCGGGCTGGCCGCCGGCGGGCCCGCCCCGGCCGGTGGTGCCGCGAAGCCGCGCAAGCGCAGCGGCGGTGGCGGGTCGGCCGCTTCCGGGGACTCCCTGACCGCGCCGATGCAGGGCACCATCGTGAAGGTGGCCGTCTCCGACGGTGCGACCGTCGCGGCCGGTGACCTGGTCGTCGTGCTGGAGGCGATGAAGATGGAGCAGCCGATCGTCGCCCACAAGGCCGGCACCGTCTCCGGGCTCGCGGCCGAGGTCGGCGCCAGCGTCACCAGCGGCGCCGTCCTCTGCACGATCGCCGACACGGACTAG
- a CDS encoding acyl-CoA carboxylase subunit beta, with the protein MSAAELESAGGPVPADLDLHTTAGKLADFERRVEEATHAGSQRAVEKQHAAGKMTARERIEALLDPGSFTELDEFARHRSANFGMDAKRPFGDGVVTGYGTVDGRPVCVFSQDVTVFGGSLGEVYGEKIVKVLDLAMRNGCPIIGINEGGGARIQEGVVSLGLYAEIFRRNVHASGVIPQISLVMGAAAGGHVYSPALTDFIVMVDGTSQMFITGPDVVKTVTGEDVTLEELGGARTHNTKSGVAHYLAEDEADALDYVKALLSHLPSNNLDPLPAVEVPPVDIALPEALTDDDRELDTFIPDSPNTPYDMHTVIEHVLDDGEFLEVQALWGPNILTGFGRVEGRPVGVVANQPTQLAGTLDIDASEKAARFVRTCDAFNIPVLTFVDVPGFLPGTSQEWDGIIRRGAKLIYAYAEATVPKITVITRKAYGGAYDVMGSKHLGADVNLAWPTAQIAVIGAQGAVGILYRKELAAAEDPEQLRAELVTEYEDTLANPYIAADRGYVDAVIPPSHTRVHVVRALRLLANKRQTLPAKKHGNIPL; encoded by the coding sequence GTGAGTGCCGCCGAACTGGAGAGCGCGGGAGGACCCGTCCCCGCCGACCTCGACCTGCACACCACCGCCGGCAAGCTGGCCGACTTCGAGCGGCGGGTGGAGGAAGCCACGCACGCCGGGTCGCAGCGCGCCGTGGAGAAGCAGCACGCCGCGGGCAAGATGACCGCCCGGGAGCGGATCGAGGCGCTGCTGGACCCGGGCTCGTTCACCGAGCTCGACGAGTTCGCCCGGCACCGGTCGGCCAACTTCGGCATGGACGCCAAGCGGCCCTTCGGGGACGGCGTCGTCACCGGGTACGGCACGGTCGACGGCCGGCCGGTCTGCGTCTTCTCGCAGGACGTCACCGTGTTCGGCGGCAGCCTCGGCGAGGTCTACGGCGAGAAGATCGTCAAGGTGCTCGACCTGGCCATGCGCAACGGCTGCCCCATCATCGGCATCAACGAGGGCGGTGGCGCCCGGATCCAGGAGGGCGTGGTCTCCCTCGGTCTCTACGCCGAGATCTTCCGGCGCAACGTGCACGCCTCCGGGGTCATCCCGCAGATCTCGCTGGTGATGGGGGCCGCCGCCGGCGGCCACGTCTACTCCCCCGCGCTGACGGACTTCATCGTCATGGTCGACGGGACCAGCCAGATGTTCATCACCGGCCCCGACGTGGTGAAGACGGTGACCGGCGAGGACGTGACGCTGGAGGAGCTGGGCGGCGCCCGCACCCACAACACCAAGTCCGGCGTCGCGCACTACCTCGCCGAGGACGAGGCCGACGCGCTGGACTACGTGAAGGCCCTGCTGTCGCACCTGCCGAGCAACAACCTCGACCCGCTGCCGGCCGTCGAGGTCCCCCCGGTCGACATCGCCCTCCCCGAGGCGCTCACCGACGACGACCGCGAGCTGGACACCTTCATCCCGGACTCGCCGAACACGCCCTACGACATGCACACCGTCATCGAGCACGTCCTCGACGACGGCGAGTTCCTCGAGGTCCAGGCGCTGTGGGGTCCCAACATCCTCACCGGTTTCGGCCGGGTCGAGGGCCGCCCGGTCGGCGTGGTGGCCAACCAGCCCACCCAGCTCGCCGGCACCCTGGACATCGACGCCAGCGAGAAGGCCGCGCGGTTCGTGCGCACCTGCGACGCCTTCAACATCCCGGTGCTCACCTTCGTCGACGTCCCCGGCTTCCTGCCCGGCACCTCGCAGGAGTGGGACGGGATCATCCGCCGGGGCGCCAAGCTGATCTACGCCTACGCCGAGGCGACGGTCCCCAAGATCACGGTCATCACCCGCAAGGCCTACGGCGGCGCGTACGACGTGATGGGCTCCAAGCACCTGGGCGCCGACGTCAACCTCGCCTGGCCGACCGCGCAGATCGCGGTGATCGGGGCCCAGGGAGCCGTCGGCATCCTCTACCGCAAGGAGCTGGCTGCGGCCGAGGACCCGGAGCAGCTGCGCGCCGAGCTGGTCACCGAGTACGAGGACACGCTGGCCAACCCCTACATCGCCGCCGACCGCGGGTACGTCGACGCGGTGATCCCCCCGTCGCACACCCGCGTCCACGTCGTCCGGGCACTGCGGCTGCTGGCCAACAAGCGCCAGACGCTGCCCGCCAAGAAGCACGGGAACATCCCACTGTGA
- a CDS encoding acyl-CoA carboxylase subunit epsilon, which produces MTEQTTPSLLQVVRGKPSAEELAALTVVVAALSQRRPRRRPTPVGAWAERADVLRRPLLAGPGGWRASGRAS; this is translated from the coding sequence ATGACCGAACAGACCACGCCCTCACTGCTGCAGGTGGTCCGCGGGAAGCCCAGCGCCGAGGAGCTGGCGGCGCTGACCGTCGTCGTCGCGGCCCTGTCCCAGCGCCGCCCCCGTCGGCGTCCCACCCCGGTCGGGGCCTGGGCCGAGCGGGCCGACGTGCTGCGCCGGCCGCTGCTGGCCGGCCCGGGTGGCTGGCGCGCCTCGGGGCGGGCGTCATGA